From the Agromyces laixinhei genome, the window TCTTGCCGAGGTCGGCGACCGTCGCGGTCGCGAAGTCGACCATCCTGACGTAGTCCTCGTGCGGCGTCGTGTGCGCCTCGTCACCGCCGATGTGCAGGTACTGCCCAGGTGTGAGCTCCGCGATCTGACGCAGCACCTCGGTGATGAAGGTGTAGGTGTGCTCGTTGTCGGCATCGAACGAGGAGCCGCCGACGTTGCCCGAGCCCTGGTGGGGCACGGTGTCCTCGCCGGGCTCCGGCTGGGGGCTCGAACCCGCCGAGTTCAGCTGCGGGATGGCGTGCAGGGCGGCGTTCGTGTGGCCGGGCAGATCGATCTCGGGGATCACGGTCATGCCGTGCTCACCCGCGTAGGCGACGATCGCCCGGTAGTCGTCTTTCGTATAGAAGCCGGTGTGCCCCAGCTCGGTGCCCATGAGGTCACCGGCATCGTTGTACGTCATCGCCGTCGCACCGCTGATGTCGGTGAGGTCGGTGTAGGCGATGCCCGAGGGGTTCTCGGCTGGGGTGTCCATCGCGATCCGCCATCCCTGATCGTCGGTCAGGTGCAGGTGCAGGCGGTTGAGCTTCAGCGGCGCAGCACTGTCGATCAGGCGCTTGACCTCGTCGACCGTGTAGAAGCTGCGCGCCGTGTCGACCATGAGCCCGCGGTGCTCGAACCGCGGGTAGTCGCTGATCGCCACGAACGGCACCGACCATTCGATGTCGGCGACCTGGTCGGAATCGACCCACGCCGGCAGCAGCTGGCGCAGGGTCTGCACACCGTTGAGCGCGCCCGCCGGGGTGTCGGCGGCGAGTTCGACGCCGGCCGCGGTCACGTCGAGGGTGTAGCCCTCGGCTTCGTGGCCGTCGGGTGCGTTGCCCTCGGCGACCGAGATCTCGATCGCCCGCTCGCCGGCCTCTGCGACGATCGGCAGTTCGAATCCGGTCGAGGGCCGCATCACGTCGGCGAGGTACTCCGCCGCGGCGAGGGCGTCACCGGATGCCTCGATCTCGAGGTCGTCGGCGAACACGAACTCGCCCTCGGCGCGCTCGAGCGAGACCGGCGCCGGCACGAGCGGCAGCTGCGGTTCGGGCTCTGGCAGCGGCTGGTCGTAGACGCGGAACTCGGAGATCGAGTACCCCCAGGTCGACCAGCGCGTCACGCCCTGCATGCGCACGAAGGCGACGGGCTCTTCGGCGTCGATGCTGATCTCGTCGATGCGCGGGCACGTGGCCTGCGCGCTGCGCTCGGCCTGCGTCGTCCACTCGACCCCGTCGACCGAGGTCTGGATCTGGTACGAGCGCGCGCACGCGTTCGGCCAGTCGATCACGACGGTCGCGACCTCGGCGGGCTCGGCGAGCTCGAGCTGCAGCCAGCTCGCATCGACGTACTTCGACGACCAGCGCGTTGCGACGTCACCGTCGTTGACGTGGGCCGGCGCGAATCGCGCGTCGTCGAGCTCGGTCGACGACGCCGTGACGGCGGCGTCGAGCGCGAGGTTGGCCGGCATCGCGGCTCGCGCGGCAGAACCGGTCGACGATGTGGAAGCAGGTGGCGGCTCGGTGGCCGACGCGGCGGCCGGCACCGCCGCGAAGGCGAGCGCGGCCACCGTCGCGACGGCGGCGAGACGGAATCTGGTTGGCATGGAACACTCCTCGTCGAGTTTCTGGCAATGGTTCTGGCAATTGCCGGCCAACGCTAAGGACTCCGATTTTTTCCGTCAACACTTCGTCGGAATACGGCGCCGTGATGCGCGGCCGGAATGCCGCGGCCGGGACCTGCTCGGCGGCCTACTCCGCGTCTTGGCCGAGCCGCCGCAGCAGCGCGGCGAGCGTCGCCTGCTCTTCGCGACTGAGCCCGCGGAGCTCCTCGGCCTCGCGCTCGGCGAGGGTGCGCATCGCCTCGTCGACTCGGGTCGCCCCCTCCCCGGTGAGGCGCACGAGCACGCTCCGCCCGTCTCGCGGGTTCGGCCGCCGCTCGATGAGGCCGCGCCTCGTGAGGTTGTCGAGCCGGTTCGTCATCGCGGCACTGCCGATCATGGTCGCCTCGATGAGCTGGGCCGGGCTGAACTCATGCGGCGGGTCCGCTCGGCGCAGTGCCGCGAGCACGTCGAACTCCCAGACCGCGAGTCCGGCGCCGCTGAACGCGCTCGCCCGCAGCCTCCCGAGGCGGTTCGCCACACGCCGCAGGCGCGACATGACATCGAGCGGCGTCAGATCGACACCGGGCAGTCGTCGCGACCATGCGTCGATCAGCAGGTCGACCTCGTCATCGCGGTCACCGCGTCCGCTCACGCTCCGGTGCATACCGCCACGGTATCCCGACGGCGTCCGCCGAGCCCACTCTTGGCAGCAGTGCCCGCACGCGACAGCATGGGAGGCATGGAACGCACCGAGGTCATCGAATGGTTGCTCGAGTCCGATCCCTCGGTGCGCTGGCAGGCACTGCGCGACCTGACCGGCCTGTCGGCCGAAGCGCTCGCGGCCGAGCGGGCACGCGTCGCGACCGAGGGCCACGGCGCGAATCTGCTGGCCCTGCAGGCCGACGACGGCTATTGGGGCGGCGAGGTCTACGGGGTGAAGGGTGATCGACGCAGCGTCATGTGGACCGTGCAGTCCCTGCGCCGCTTCGGCATCGATCCGGATGCCGCGCCGGCGCGAGTCGCGATCGATCGCGTTCGAGCGGGCGTGCACTTCGACGACGTCGACGGGGGGCTCCCGTTCTTCTCAGGCGAGAGCGAGGCGTGCGTCAACGGCGGCGTGCTCGCGGCATCCGCCTACTTCGGGGTGCTCGGCGACGGCGCGCAGCGCATGCTCGAGATCCTGCTCGAGGGACAGCTCGACGACGGCGGCTGGAACTGCGACCCGCCCGAGGAGTCGAGGCGCTCGTCGTTCGACTCGACGCTCTGCGTGCTCGAGGGCCTGCTCGGGTACGAGCTCGCCGTCGGCGATGCGACGCCGGCCGAGGTGATCGCGGCCCGCCACCGCGGTGAGGAGTACCTCCTCGAGCGCAACCTGTTCCGCCGCAAGTCGACCGGCGGCATCGTGCTCGAACGGTACGAGAACCTCATCTTCCCGCCGTACTGGGTGTACGACGTGCTGCGCTCGCTCGACCATTTCCGGGCGGCGGGGCTCGCGGCGGGCAACGGCCCCGACGAACGGATCGAGCCCGCGCTCGACCTCGTGCGGGCGCAACGCCGCGACGACGGCCGCTGGCCGGCCGGCGATCCGTGGAACGGCGAGGTGTTCTTCGCGATCGACGCGCCCGCCGGGCAGCCGAGCCCGTGGAACACGCTGCGATCGCTGCGGGTGCTGCGCTGGGCGGGCGAGTAGCGCCCTACGGATTTCGCGGTCCTGCGCAGATGTCGCGCCGTGCAGACGTCTGCAGCAGCCGGTATGCTGATCTGCATGCGCACCACGCTCAACCTCTCCGACGCGCTCGCGAGTGAAGCACGGGCTCGGGCCGCCATCGAGGGCAAGACGTTCACGAGCTTCATCGAAGAAGCCCTGCGCGAGCGGCTCGCGAAGCCCGATGCGAGCGCGCCGGCCTCTCCCCTGCCGACGTTCGGCGACGGAGCGCACAGGCTGTTGATCGACCTCGACGACGCGGACTCGCTGTGGGCAGTGCTCGACGAGCCAGAGGCACGCGACTCGTGATCGTACCCGATGTGAACGTGCTGGTCTACGCGTTCCACGCGGATTCTCCGCACCACGCCGACTACGCCGATTGGCTGAACCGCACGGTCGCCGACGAGGCGATCGGGCTCAGCGATGTCGTGCTCAGCGGCTTCGTTCGCATCGTCACCCACCCCCGCATCTACGAGCGGCCCGCGCCGGCCGCCGCCGCGATCGAGTTCACGCGGCGTGTCGCAGCGGCGCCACGCGCGCAGTGGCTCCTCCCTGGCCCGCCCGCCTGGCAACGCCTCGCCGACCTCGCGTCAGACGACGGCGGCATCCGCGGCAACCTCGTTCCCGACGCCTACCTCGCGGCGCTCTGCCTCGCCAACGGCGGCCGGCTGGCAACCCGCGATCGCGGCTTCGCGCGGTTCCCGGGCCTGCGCTGGTTCGACCCCGCCCGCTGACGAAGGCGCGCGGCAAGCGGCGCGCACGACCGATTCGCGCCGAACCGGCCGCGGCCCCATTGAAGTGCGAGAGACTTGAAGGGCACCGCCGGCCGCCATCCGACGCCTCCGATCAGGTGCTGGAGAACATGTGACCCTCGACCCGACGACGACCTCCGAGATGCTCGACCTCGCGAGCATCCGGAGTGACTTCCCGTACCTCGCCCAAGAGCTGAACGGGCATCCGCTCGCCTACCTCGACTCCGGCGCGACCGCGCAACGCCCGCTCGCCGTGCTCGACGCCGAGCGCGCCTACCTCGAGCACGCGAACGCCGCCGTGCACCGGGGCGCGTCGACGCTCGTCGGCACCTCGACGACGGCGTTCGAAGAGGCCCGCGAGACGGTCGCCCGCTTCGTCGGTGCCGGGCCTCGCGAGATCGTGTGGGCGTCGAACGCGACTGACGCCATCAATATGGTGGCACTCGGCATGGCGGATGCCTCGGCCGGCCTCGGCGGGGCGGAGGCCGAGATCTTCCGGCTCGGACCCGGCGACGAGATCGTCGTCACCGAGGCCGAGCACCACGCCGACCTCATCCCGTGGCAGCGCCTCGCGGCGAAGACCGGCGCGACGCTTCGCTGGATCCCGGTGGGCGATGAC encodes:
- a CDS encoding type II toxin-antitoxin system VapB family antitoxin, whose translation is MRTTLNLSDALASEARARAAIEGKTFTSFIEEALRERLAKPDASAPASPLPTFGDGAHRLLIDLDDADSLWAVLDEPEARDS
- a CDS encoding family 20 glycosylhydrolase, producing the protein MPTRFRLAAVATVAALAFAAVPAAASATEPPPASTSSTGSAARAAMPANLALDAAVTASSTELDDARFAPAHVNDGDVATRWSSKYVDASWLQLELAEPAEVATVVIDWPNACARSYQIQTSVDGVEWTTQAERSAQATCPRIDEISIDAEEPVAFVRMQGVTRWSTWGYSISEFRVYDQPLPEPEPQLPLVPAPVSLERAEGEFVFADDLEIEASGDALAAAEYLADVMRPSTGFELPIVAEAGERAIEISVAEGNAPDGHEAEGYTLDVTAAGVELAADTPAGALNGVQTLRQLLPAWVDSDQVADIEWSVPFVAISDYPRFEHRGLMVDTARSFYTVDEVKRLIDSAAPLKLNRLHLHLTDDQGWRIAMDTPAENPSGIAYTDLTDISGATAMTYNDAGDLMGTELGHTGFYTKDDYRAIVAYAGEHGMTVIPEIDLPGHTNAALHAIPQLNSAGSSPQPEPGEDTVPHQGSGNVGGSSFDADNEHTYTFITEVLRQIAELTPGQYLHIGGDEAHTTPHEDYVRMVDFATATVADLGKTVVGWNEYASTALPQDDAVVQLWNGDGAAIRQAVETRGAKVIMSPANKTYMPQKQDSRQPVGGTWACGGPCTLENAYNWNPAAQIPGVAEDAVLGVEAAFWGEFIRGVDQAQFYTFPRLLATAEAGWTPQGGKVLAEFIDRVGQLGPRMTAQGVNFFPTSTVDWRIDAAPSVAGDTAVGAAVDIDWRVIAPDTGAADVAAELVWDDGEREPVELTGTAVTDIAAMTMNSPYTGASSRSFETPGIHAGQLEVSVGGGEPVVAGQVSVTVLDAALDLDTVVTSRCVASKALLAVKATNGEALPLAVTFSSAYGTKTFEAVAAGKNAVHAFTTRVADLPAGDVTIEATAVVDGETVSTTSTVPYGARTCG
- a CDS encoding MarR family winged helix-turn-helix transcriptional regulator; the encoded protein is MSGRGDRDDEVDLLIDAWSRRLPGVDLTPLDVMSRLRRVANRLGRLRASAFSGAGLAVWEFDVLAALRRADPPHEFSPAQLIEATMIGSAAMTNRLDNLTRRGLIERRPNPRDGRSVLVRLTGEGATRVDEAMRTLAEREAEELRGLSREEQATLAALLRRLGQDAE
- a CDS encoding TA system VapC family ribonuclease toxin, which gives rise to MIVPDVNVLVYAFHADSPHHADYADWLNRTVADEAIGLSDVVLSGFVRIVTHPRIYERPAPAAAAIEFTRRVAAAPRAQWLLPGPPAWQRLADLASDDGGIRGNLVPDAYLAALCLANGGRLATRDRGFARFPGLRWFDPAR